In a single window of the Caulobacter soli genome:
- a CDS encoding 2-dehydro-3-deoxygalactonokinase has product MDSSVTIFGDWGTSRLRLYLRQGKMVLDRRDGPGIGALTKSPRETFLDLVGDWREAGPSLALLCGMVGSRNGWQEAAYAPCPAGAADIRERLLHIDADGLPVAIVPGLSCRNALGGPDVMRGEETQILGALSLNPELAKGRHLLALPGTHTKWVVVEDGAITSFLTAPVGELYALLREHSILAKAAPGDGPESPEGFARGVARIVEQGPARLPHLIFETRSRQLLDGLPKDEAMGFLSGLLIASDTATTSSWFGDLGQVSLIGAPALSALYAQAIAAHGGTSVTVDGDAAVLAGLTTLSPASNSGVHVVA; this is encoded by the coding sequence ATGGATAGCTCGGTCACGATCTTCGGCGACTGGGGCACCTCGCGCCTGCGGCTCTATCTGCGCCAGGGCAAGATGGTGCTCGACCGCCGCGACGGACCGGGCATCGGGGCGCTGACGAAATCGCCACGCGAAACCTTCCTCGACCTGGTCGGCGACTGGCGCGAGGCGGGGCCGTCGCTGGCCCTGCTGTGCGGCATGGTCGGGTCGCGCAACGGCTGGCAAGAGGCGGCCTACGCCCCCTGCCCGGCCGGCGCCGCCGACATCCGCGAACGCCTGCTGCACATCGACGCCGACGGCCTGCCGGTCGCCATCGTGCCGGGCCTGTCGTGCCGCAACGCCCTGGGCGGGCCGGACGTCATGCGCGGCGAGGAGACCCAGATCCTGGGCGCCCTGTCGCTGAACCCGGAGCTGGCCAAGGGCCGTCACCTGCTGGCCCTGCCCGGCACCCACACCAAGTGGGTGGTGGTCGAGGACGGCGCGATCACCAGCTTCCTCACCGCCCCGGTCGGCGAGCTCTACGCCCTGCTGCGTGAGCACTCGATCCTGGCCAAGGCAGCCCCCGGCGACGGCCCCGAATCCCCCGAGGGATTCGCCCGCGGCGTCGCCCGGATCGTCGAACAGGGCCCCGCGCGCCTGCCGCACCTGATTTTCGAGACCCGCAGTCGACAACTTTTGGACGGCCTGCCCAAGGACGAAGCCATGGGTTTCCTGTCGGGCCTGCTGATCGCCAGTGATACCGCAACCACCTCAAGCTGGTTCGGGGATCTGGGCCAGGTGTCGCTGATCGGGGCCCCGGCCCTCAGCGCCCTCTACGCCCAAGCCATCGCCGCCCATGGCGGCACAAGCGTGACCGTCGACGGCGACGCGGCCGTCCTGGCTGGATTGACAACGTTGTCGCCAGCCTCAAACAGTGGAGTTCATGTCGTTGCTTAA
- a CDS encoding IlvD/Edd family dehydratase, which yields MSQGNGGGKFRSGHSYGKLDRDGFIHRSWMKSQGLPDDVFDGRPVIGICNTWSEITPCNAGLRDIAEHVKRGVWEAGGLPLEFPAISLGETQMRPTAMLFRNLLAMDVEESIRGNPIDGVVLLGGCDKTTPGQMMGAASVDLPTIVVSSGPMLNGKFRGKDIGSGTDVWKFSEAVRAGEMTLPEFMSAESGMSRSPGTCMTMGTASTMAAIVEAMGMSLPYNASIPAVDARRAAMAHHTGRTIVRMVHDGLTMSQVATRAAFENALRVHAAIGGSTNAVVHLLALAGRLGVELSLEDFDNLSRDVPLLVDLQPSGRFLMEDLHYAGGLPAVMKEMAPFLNRQALTVSGTAIGEQYEKAEVFNAEVIRGVENPVKPDSGIWVLRGNLAPGGAVMKPSAASPELLSHKGKAVVFETIEDFKARIDDPDLDVDASSILVLKGCGPKGYPGMPEVGNMPLPTKLLEKGVKDMVRISDARMSGTAFGTVILHVSPESDAGGPLAVVRNGDEIEVDGPTRSLNLLISDEELETRLAEWRANPPAPKATRGYAKLYIDHVLGADKGADLDFLVGSSGSVVTRESH from the coding sequence ATGAGTCAGGGAAACGGGGGCGGTAAGTTCCGCAGCGGACACAGCTACGGGAAGCTGGATCGCGACGGGTTTATCCATCGCAGCTGGATGAAGAGCCAGGGCCTTCCGGACGACGTGTTCGACGGCCGCCCGGTGATCGGCATCTGCAACACCTGGTCGGAAATCACCCCCTGCAACGCGGGCCTGCGCGACATCGCCGAGCACGTGAAGCGCGGCGTCTGGGAAGCCGGCGGCCTGCCGCTGGAGTTCCCGGCCATCAGCCTGGGCGAGACCCAGATGCGCCCGACGGCCATGCTGTTCCGCAACCTGCTGGCCATGGACGTCGAGGAGTCGATCCGAGGCAATCCGATCGACGGCGTCGTGCTGCTGGGCGGCTGCGACAAGACCACGCCGGGCCAGATGATGGGCGCGGCCAGCGTCGATCTGCCCACCATCGTCGTCTCGTCGGGCCCCATGCTGAACGGCAAGTTCCGCGGCAAGGACATCGGCTCGGGCACCGACGTGTGGAAGTTCTCCGAGGCCGTGCGGGCCGGCGAGATGACCCTGCCGGAATTCATGTCGGCCGAGAGCGGCATGAGCCGTTCGCCGGGCACCTGCATGACCATGGGCACCGCCTCGACCATGGCCGCGATCGTCGAAGCCATGGGCATGAGCCTGCCGTACAACGCCTCGATCCCCGCCGTGGACGCCCGCCGCGCGGCGATGGCCCACCACACCGGCCGCACCATCGTGCGCATGGTGCATGACGGCCTGACCATGTCGCAGGTCGCCACCCGCGCCGCGTTCGAGAACGCCCTGCGCGTGCACGCCGCGATCGGCGGCTCGACCAACGCCGTCGTCCACCTGCTGGCCCTGGCCGGCCGCCTGGGCGTCGAGCTGAGCCTCGAGGACTTCGACAACCTGTCGCGCGACGTGCCGCTGCTGGTCGACCTGCAGCCCTCGGGCCGCTTCCTGATGGAAGACCTGCACTACGCCGGCGGCCTACCGGCGGTGATGAAGGAAATGGCCCCGTTCCTGAACCGTCAGGCCCTGACCGTCTCGGGCACGGCTATCGGCGAGCAGTACGAAAAGGCCGAGGTGTTCAACGCCGAGGTCATCCGCGGCGTCGAGAACCCGGTGAAGCCCGACAGCGGCATCTGGGTGCTGCGCGGCAACCTGGCTCCCGGCGGGGCGGTGATGAAGCCCAGCGCCGCCAGCCCCGAACTGCTGAGCCACAAGGGCAAGGCCGTGGTCTTCGAGACCATCGAGGACTTCAAGGCCCGCATCGACGATCCGGACCTGGACGTCGACGCCAGCTCGATCCTGGTGCTCAAGGGCTGCGGCCCCAAGGGCTATCCGGGCATGCCGGAAGTGGGCAACATGCCCCTGCCGACCAAGCTGCTGGAGAAGGGCGTCAAGGACATGGTCCGCATCAGCGACGCCCGCATGAGCGGCACGGCCTTCGGCACCGTCATCCTGCACGTCTCGCCCGAGTCCGACGCCGGCGGCCCGCTGGCCGTGGTCCGTAACGGCGACGAGATCGAGGTCGACGGCCCCACCCGGTCGCTGAACCTGCTGATCTCGGACGAAGAGCTGGAGACCCGCCTGGCCGAATGGCGGGCCAATCCGCCCGCGCCCAAGGCGACGCGCGGCTACGCCAAGCTGTACATCGACCACGTGCTGGGCGCCGACAAGGGCGCGGACCTGGACTTCCTGGTCGGCTCCAGCGGCTCGGTCGTCACCCGTGAGTCCCACTAG
- a CDS encoding TonB-dependent receptor translates to MQRRSTKLYQTLMLVSASALAISAVASAACAQEAAQGASAAPADDNAVVEEVVVTGTRAALRSAIAIKRDASQIVDSIVATDIGKLPDHNVAEALQRIPGIQIDRNYGEGSNIAIRGLTQVRTEINGRDSFTAGEGRSLSFEDVPSEVLAGVDVYKNPAADLIEGGVGGLVNLRTRMPFDFSGAKFAASVSATNYDFVDKTKPSGSVLVSDRWDTKYGEIGVLANLSYQRGAFRQDTISTEPFYTLKPGDANYVTYPGREGQVVTVPHGAGMNTTLGDRTRKGGVLGLQWRPNDKTELYAQVVHSDYKFQWQDYSVFAYTSANPILPAAGKPFKFNSDGEFLSGSFANVPYDSNTSLTQRHSVTTDYSVGGKWDITDDLTLSTDFQYVRAITDATRSIVNVGSTIPVFNQDISGDIPVITTEPTGFASNPANFNLGYYLDHIEKSVGTEKAWRADAEYKAPEDGFLKSVKVGVRYTDRQALNRSSGYRFIGFFSPLTSHPGLYEVNQFDNFFRDKVSSFGPTVAFKRSIALDYRATLNALGQTEGVGYGPNDTNEQGEKTYAMYGVARFGFDAGAFPIDGNIGLRVVRTDVDAQGFSGITPLLNYGVPSQETSGSPIFTPVSIQSAYTKALPSLNVRIHLTDDVQLRLAASKALSRPTFTQLNPNANISQPGSTQQGLPTATFGNPYLKPLEADQLDSSLEWNFNSTGLLYGAVFYKKVDGFIANVTKNEVFTFPDGRSETFGVTRPQNGDNGKIKGLEIGYTQFYDFLPGLLSGLGMQANYTYVDSKAPSPAAADNEGNKLTVPLEGLSKNSYNIVGIYEKGPISFRLAYNWRDDYLVTTSGNGTGNLPVISKAFGQLDASFNYDINDHMGVTVEATNLTDTQRDTFFGKESLKRDSILVDRKVAATLRVNF, encoded by the coding sequence ATGCAACGCCGCTCCACCAAGCTCTATCAAACCCTCATGCTCGTCAGCGCTTCCGCGCTCGCGATCAGCGCCGTGGCCTCGGCCGCCTGCGCTCAGGAAGCCGCCCAGGGCGCTTCCGCCGCGCCCGCCGATGACAACGCTGTCGTCGAAGAGGTGGTCGTCACCGGCACTCGCGCCGCCCTGCGCTCGGCCATCGCCATCAAGCGCGACGCCAGCCAGATCGTCGACTCGATCGTCGCCACCGACATCGGCAAGCTGCCCGACCACAACGTCGCCGAAGCCCTGCAGCGCATCCCCGGCATCCAGATCGACCGCAACTACGGCGAAGGCTCGAACATCGCCATCCGCGGCCTGACCCAGGTCCGCACCGAGATCAACGGCCGTGACAGCTTCACCGCCGGCGAAGGCCGCAGCCTGAGCTTCGAAGACGTGCCGTCGGAAGTGCTGGCGGGCGTGGACGTCTACAAGAACCCGGCGGCCGACCTGATCGAAGGCGGCGTCGGCGGCCTGGTCAACCTGCGCACCCGCATGCCGTTCGACTTCTCCGGCGCCAAGTTCGCCGCCAGCGTCTCGGCCACCAACTACGACTTCGTCGACAAGACCAAGCCCTCGGGTTCGGTGCTGGTCAGCGACCGTTGGGACACCAAGTACGGCGAGATCGGCGTGCTGGCCAACCTGTCCTATCAGCGCGGCGCGTTCCGCCAGGACACCATCTCGACCGAGCCGTTCTACACCCTCAAGCCGGGCGACGCGAACTACGTCACCTATCCGGGCCGCGAAGGTCAGGTCGTCACCGTGCCGCACGGCGCGGGCATGAACACCACCCTGGGCGACCGCACCCGCAAGGGCGGCGTGCTGGGCCTGCAATGGCGTCCGAACGACAAGACCGAGCTCTACGCCCAGGTCGTCCACTCGGACTACAAGTTCCAATGGCAGGACTATTCGGTCTTCGCCTACACCAGCGCCAACCCGATCCTGCCGGCCGCCGGCAAGCCCTTCAAGTTCAACAGCGACGGCGAGTTCCTCAGCGGTTCGTTCGCCAACGTGCCGTATGACTCCAACACCAGCCTGACCCAGCGCCACTCGGTCACGACCGACTACTCGGTCGGCGGCAAGTGGGACATCACCGACGACCTGACCCTCAGCACCGACTTCCAGTACGTGCGGGCCATCACCGACGCCACGCGCTCGATCGTCAATGTCGGCAGCACCATCCCGGTCTTCAACCAGGACATCTCGGGCGACATCCCGGTCATCACGACCGAGCCGACCGGCTTCGCCAGCAACCCGGCCAACTTCAACCTGGGCTACTATCTCGACCACATCGAGAAGTCGGTCGGGACCGAAAAGGCCTGGCGCGCCGACGCCGAGTACAAGGCGCCGGAAGACGGCTTCCTGAAGTCGGTCAAGGTCGGCGTGCGCTACACCGATCGCCAGGCGCTGAACCGCTCCAGCGGCTATCGCTTCATCGGCTTCTTCAGCCCGCTGACCAGCCACCCGGGCCTCTACGAGGTCAACCAGTTCGACAACTTCTTCCGCGACAAGGTGTCGTCGTTCGGCCCGACCGTGGCCTTCAAGCGCTCGATCGCCCTGGACTACCGGGCCACGCTGAACGCCCTGGGTCAGACCGAAGGCGTCGGCTACGGCCCCAACGACACCAACGAGCAGGGTGAGAAGACCTACGCCATGTACGGCGTGGCGCGCTTCGGCTTCGATGCGGGCGCCTTCCCGATCGACGGCAATATCGGCCTGCGCGTGGTTCGCACCGACGTGGACGCCCAGGGCTTCTCGGGCATCACGCCGCTCCTGAACTACGGCGTCCCCAGCCAGGAGACCTCGGGCTCGCCGATCTTCACCCCGGTGTCGATCCAGTCGGCCTACACCAAGGCCCTGCCCAGCCTGAACGTTCGGATCCACCTGACCGACGACGTCCAGCTGCGCCTGGCCGCCTCGAAGGCCCTGTCGCGTCCGACGTTCACCCAGCTGAACCCGAACGCCAACATCAGCCAGCCCGGCAGCACCCAGCAGGGTCTACCCACGGCGACCTTCGGCAACCCCTATCTGAAGCCGCTCGAGGCGGATCAGCTGGACAGCTCGCTGGAGTGGAACTTCAACTCGACCGGCCTGCTGTACGGCGCGGTCTTCTACAAGAAGGTCGACGGCTTCATCGCCAACGTGACCAAGAACGAGGTCTTCACCTTCCCGGACGGCCGCAGCGAGACCTTCGGCGTGACCCGCCCGCAGAACGGCGACAACGGCAAGATCAAGGGTCTGGAGATCGGCTATACGCAGTTCTACGACTTCCTGCCGGGTCTCCTGTCGGGTCTGGGCATGCAGGCCAACTACACCTACGTCGACTCCAAGGCCCCCAGCCCGGCCGCGGCCGACAACGAGGGCAACAAGCTGACCGTCCCGCTCGAGGGCCTGTCGAAGAACAGCTACAACATCGTCGGCATCTACGAAAAAGGCCCGATCTCGTTCCGCCTGGCCTACAACTGGCGTGACGACTATCTGGTCACCACCTCGGGTAACGGCACGGGCAACCTGCCGGTGATCAGCAAGGCCTTCGGCCAGCTGGACGCCTCGTTCAACTACGACATCAACGACCACATGGGCGTGACGGTCGAGGCCACGAACCTCACCGACACCCAGCGCGACACGTTCTTCGGCAAGGAAAGCCTGAAGCGCGACAGCATCCTGGTCGATCGCAAGGTGGCCGCCACCCTGCGCGTCAACTTCTAA